In the Azospirillum humicireducens genome, CCGCTGGAGAACCGCTTTCCAAAGGCCGAGCCGGAGGGGCGCATCGACGGCATCATCATGCTGGGCGGCGCGCTCAACCCGCCGATCACCGCCGACCGCGGCGATCCCTCCCTCAACGACGCGGCGGAGCGGGTCCTGGGCTTCGCCGACCTCGTCCGCCGCCATGCGGACGCCAAGGCGGTCTTCACCGGCGGGTCCGGCCGGCTGCTGGGGCAGGAATTCAAGGAGGATGTGACCGCCCGTGCCGCCCTGGCGCAGGCCGGCATCCCGGCCGACCGCGTGATCTACGAGGCGGACTCCCGCAACACCTGGGAGAATGCCGTGTTCAGCAAGGAGCTGGTGAAGCCGGCGCCGGGAGAGCGCTGGATCCTCGTCACCTCCGCCATGCACATGCCGCGGTCGGTCGGCATCTTCCGCGAAATCGGCTGGGAGGTGATCCCCTACCCCGTCGATTACCGCACCCGGACCGGCGCCAGGCCCTATCTGCGTTTCGAGTTCGGCCAGAATCTGGTGATCCTGGACGATGCGGTGCG is a window encoding:
- a CDS encoding YdcF family protein, with product MLLPVDDRRAYGGPPFTAKDCPVLSFILSKLLWGIVAPGNALVLAVALGALLLRTRRWQRAGKRMVTLAAVLLLLVTYTGLGALVALPLENRFPKAEPEGRIDGIIMLGGALNPPITADRGDPSLNDAAERVLGFADLVRRHADAKAVFTGGSGRLLGQEFKEDVTARAALAQAGIPADRVIYEADSRNTWENAVFSKELVKPAPGERWILVTSAMHMPRSVGIFREIGWEVIPYPVDYRTRTGARPYLRFEFGQNLVILDDAVREWIGLTAYWLMGRTEALFPAP